From Priestia aryabhattai, one genomic window encodes:
- the rnpM gene encoding RNase P modulator RnpM codes for MNNRKKVPMRKCVATGEMKPKKELVRVVRSKEGDVSVDVTGKKSGRGAYVSKDKEAILLAKKKNVLSTHLGASIDEAVYEELLALVEKEKQSR; via the coding sequence GTGAACAATCGTAAAAAAGTCCCGATGCGAAAATGTGTGGCCACTGGAGAAATGAAGCCTAAAAAAGAGCTAGTACGCGTTGTACGCTCAAAAGAAGGCGACGTTTCAGTTGATGTAACGGGTAAAAAGTCCGGGCGCGGAGCTTATGTAAGCAAGGATAAAGAAGCAATTTTATTGGCAAAAAAGAAAAATGTGCTTTCGACACATTTAGGCGCGTCAATAGATGAAGCGGTTTATGAAGAGTTGCTAGCGCTTGTAGAAAAGGAGAAACAGTCACGCTAA
- the nusA gene encoding transcription termination factor NusA, producing MSSELFDALVILEKEKGISKDVIIEAIEAALISAYKRNFNQAQNVRVDLNLERGSMRVFARKDVVDEVYDPRLEISVEEAQTINPNFQLDDVVEIEVTPKDFGRIAAQTAKQVVTQRVREAERGVIYSEFSDREEDIMTGIVQRQDSRFIYVSLGKIEALLPQSEQMPNEQYKPHDRIKVYITKVEKTTKGPQIYVSRTHPGLLKRLFEKEVPEIYDGTVELKSVAREAGDRSKISVHSEYAEVDPVGSCVGPKGQRVQAVVNELKGEKIDIVRWSNDPVEFVANALSPSKVVDVIVDENEKATTVIVPDYQLSLAIGKRGQNARLAAKLTGWKIDIKSQSEAEQEGMVVNSSDDMLVSQHAFDSDEDME from the coding sequence ATGAGCAGTGAGTTATTTGATGCCTTAGTCATTCTTGAAAAAGAGAAAGGCATTAGCAAAGATGTAATTATTGAAGCAATTGAAGCAGCGCTAATTTCTGCTTACAAACGCAACTTTAACCAAGCGCAAAATGTACGCGTTGATTTAAATTTAGAAAGAGGTTCAATGCGCGTGTTTGCTCGCAAAGATGTGGTTGATGAAGTATATGATCCACGCCTAGAAATTTCGGTTGAAGAAGCACAAACAATCAACCCTAACTTCCAGCTAGACGATGTTGTTGAAATCGAAGTAACGCCAAAAGACTTTGGACGCATCGCGGCTCAAACAGCAAAACAAGTTGTTACACAGCGTGTTCGTGAGGCGGAACGCGGCGTTATCTACTCAGAGTTCAGCGATCGCGAAGAAGATATTATGACAGGTATTGTTCAGCGTCAAGATTCTCGCTTCATTTATGTGAGCCTGGGCAAAATTGAAGCATTGCTTCCTCAAAGCGAGCAAATGCCAAATGAGCAGTATAAACCTCATGATCGTATTAAAGTGTATATTACGAAAGTAGAAAAAACAACAAAAGGCCCACAAATCTATGTTTCACGTACGCACCCAGGTCTTTTAAAACGTCTTTTCGAAAAAGAAGTACCGGAAATCTATGACGGTACAGTTGAATTAAAATCAGTAGCTCGCGAAGCTGGAGACCGTTCAAAAATCTCTGTTCATTCTGAATATGCTGAAGTAGATCCGGTCGGTTCTTGTGTTGGACCAAAAGGTCAGCGCGTACAGGCTGTTGTGAATGAACTAAAAGGTGAAAAAATTGACATCGTTCGCTGGTCAAATGACCCAGTTGAATTTGTTGCCAATGCTCTAAGTCCATCTAAGGTAGTAGATGTGATTGTAGATGAAAATGAAAAAGCAACAACTGTTATCGTTCCTGACTATCAGCTGTCACTTGCAATTGGTAAACGTGGACAAAATGCACGTCTAGCTGCTAAGCTGACAGGCTGGAAAATTGATATTAAAAGTCAATCAGAAGCTGAGCAAGAAGGTATGGTTGTAAACAGCAGCGATGATATGCTAGTAAGTCAACATGCATTTGATTCAGATGAAGATATGGAATAA
- the rimP gene encoding ribosome maturation factor RimP gives MSKNVKQTVEEMVSPILEEMNLELVEIEYVKEGKDWFLRVFIDSDTGVDIEDCGAVSEKLSEKMDAVDPIPHNYFLEVSSPGAERPLKKDKDFERAIGKHVYIKTYEPIEGAKEFEGELQSFDGETVTLSIRIKTRTKTVVLPYDKVAFARLAIVF, from the coding sequence ATGAGTAAAAATGTAAAACAAACAGTGGAAGAAATGGTTTCCCCTATCTTGGAGGAAATGAATTTAGAGCTTGTTGAGATTGAATACGTAAAAGAAGGGAAAGATTGGTTTTTACGTGTGTTTATCGACTCTGATACCGGCGTGGATATCGAAGACTGCGGAGCAGTAAGTGAAAAATTAAGTGAGAAAATGGATGCAGTAGATCCAATCCCTCACAACTACTTTTTAGAAGTATCATCGCCTGGTGCGGAACGCCCATTAAAAAAAGATAAAGATTTTGAACGTGCAATTGGTAAGCATGTATACATAAAAACATATGAACCAATTGAAGGTGCAAAAGAATTTGAAGGCGAATTACAATCATTTGACGGAGAAACTGTCACATTATCTATTCGTATCAAAACACGCACAAAAACGGTGGTTTTACCATATGACAAAGTCGCTTTTGCCCGATTAGCGATTGTATTTTAA
- a CDS encoding PolC-type DNA polymerase III, producing the protein MEAQTLGKKERFKLLLQQLELTSDQIVPYFENAAIEKLVIQKEQKKWHFHFSLEGLLPFEIYELFHARMSSAFSHIASVSFSIQTVNKECTEEHVQSYWKHCIGEMQGISPLLQSLLQDQMPRLNGAKLIVNARHDAEGTALRKKYSQLIADQYASYGFPNLQLMTEVVHSEEAFQQFVEQRKQEDTEKVLQAITEMQNKENEKSDGPDLPKGPLTIGYTIKDETVRLDSIVDEEKRIAVEGYVFDAETRELRSGRTLLIFKVTDYTNSIMVKMFSRDKEDIPLLQAIKKGMWVKVRGSVQNDTFVRDLVMIGNDVNEITGPARQDTAPEDEKRVELHLHTPMSQMDAVSSVGALVGQAKKWGHPAVAITDHAVAQSFPEAYGAGKKNGIKILYGVEVNLVDDGVPIAYNPQHVDLTEATYVVFDVETTGLSAVYDTIIELAAVKMKEGEIIDRFERFANPHHPLSATTIELTGITDDMVQNAPEISEVLRDFHEWMGDSILVAHNASFDMGFLNMGLQKIGLEKAANGVIDTLELGRFLYPHMKNHRLNTLAKKFDIELVQHHRAIYDAETTGYLLNKMLKDAFEREITMHDRLNDYMGEGNAYQRARPYHATLLAQNDVGLKNLFKLVSISHLNYFYRVPRIPRSQLDKYREGILIGTACDRGEVFEGMMQKGIDEVEGAAEFYDYIEVQPPDNYKHLIELDLVRDEKALKDIISNIVKLGEKIGKPVVATGNVHYLNPEDKIYRKILIGSQGGANPLNRHQLPDVHFRSTDEMLNCFSFLDGDKAKEIVVRNTQKIADMIDDIKPIKDDLYTPKIEGADEEMREMSYAMARSIYGEELPEVVEARLEKELKSIIGHGFAVIYLISHKLVKKSLNDGYLVGSRGSVGSSFVATMTEITEVNPLPPHYVCPKCKKSEFFNDGSVGSGFDLPDKSCDDCGVPFIKDGHDIPFETFLGFKGDKVPDIDLNFSGEYQPQAHNYTKVLFGEDNVYRAGTIGTVAEKTAYGYVKGYAGDRDLHLRNAEVDRLVAGCTGVKRTTGQHPGGIIVVPDYMDIFDFSPIQFPADDRNSEWRTTHFDFHSIHDNLLKLDILGHDDPTVIRMLQDLSGIDPKTIPTDDPEVMKIFSGTESLGVTEEQIMCKTGTLGIPEFGTRFVRQMLEDTKPTTFSELVQISGLSHGTDVWLGNAQELIRNDICNLSEVIGCRDDIMVYLIYQGLEPSLAFKIMESVRKGKGLTPEFEEEMIKNGVPDWYIDSCKKIKYMFPKAHAAAYVLMAVRIAYFKVHHALLYYAAYFTVRADDFDIDTMIKGSTAIRAKMEEINAKGLDASPKEKNLLTVLELSLEMCERGYSFKKVDLYDSSADEFLIDGTSLVPPFNAIPGLGTNAALNIVKARETGEFLSKEDLQQRGKVSKTILEYLDNHGCLESLPDQNQLSLF; encoded by the coding sequence TTGGAAGCACAAACGCTAGGAAAAAAAGAGCGTTTTAAGTTGCTGCTGCAGCAGTTAGAGCTGACGAGTGATCAAATTGTTCCTTACTTTGAAAACGCAGCGATTGAAAAGCTCGTCATTCAGAAAGAACAAAAAAAATGGCATTTCCATTTTTCTTTAGAAGGGTTATTACCTTTTGAGATCTATGAGTTATTCCATGCTCGCATGTCTTCAGCTTTTTCTCATATTGCGAGTGTTTCTTTTTCTATTCAAACCGTTAATAAAGAATGTACGGAAGAACATGTACAGTCATATTGGAAGCATTGTATTGGAGAAATGCAGGGCATATCTCCGCTTTTACAGTCGCTTTTACAAGATCAAATGCCGAGATTGAACGGTGCCAAATTGATTGTGAACGCACGACATGATGCGGAAGGAACGGCTTTACGTAAAAAGTATAGTCAGTTAATTGCTGATCAGTATGCGTCCTATGGGTTTCCGAACCTTCAGCTAATGACGGAAGTTGTACATTCAGAAGAAGCATTTCAGCAGTTTGTAGAGCAACGAAAACAAGAAGATACAGAAAAAGTATTACAAGCCATCACAGAAATGCAAAATAAAGAAAATGAAAAAAGTGATGGACCAGACCTACCAAAAGGTCCGCTTACAATTGGATATACGATTAAAGACGAGACGGTTCGCCTGGACTCCATTGTGGATGAAGAAAAGCGAATTGCCGTTGAAGGATACGTATTTGATGCAGAAACTAGAGAATTACGAAGCGGGCGTACGCTTCTTATTTTTAAAGTGACAGATTATACAAACTCTATTATGGTTAAAATGTTTTCACGTGACAAAGAAGATATTCCTTTACTTCAAGCGATTAAAAAAGGAATGTGGGTAAAGGTTCGCGGAAGTGTACAAAACGATACATTTGTCCGTGATCTAGTTATGATTGGAAATGATGTCAACGAGATTACCGGTCCCGCTAGACAGGACACAGCGCCTGAAGATGAAAAGCGTGTGGAACTTCACTTGCATACGCCAATGAGTCAAATGGATGCCGTTTCATCTGTTGGAGCTTTAGTCGGACAAGCCAAAAAATGGGGACATCCGGCTGTAGCGATAACTGATCACGCGGTTGCACAGTCGTTTCCTGAAGCATATGGAGCCGGTAAAAAGAACGGCATTAAAATACTGTACGGAGTGGAAGTCAATTTAGTAGACGACGGCGTGCCGATTGCCTATAATCCGCAGCATGTGGATTTGACAGAAGCAACTTACGTAGTATTTGACGTCGAAACAACCGGTTTGTCAGCCGTATACGATACCATTATTGAACTTGCTGCCGTGAAGATGAAAGAAGGAGAAATCATCGATCGATTTGAACGGTTTGCAAATCCTCATCATCCTCTGTCTGCAACAACAATTGAACTGACGGGTATTACAGATGATATGGTCCAAAATGCGCCTGAAATTTCAGAAGTACTTCGGGATTTTCACGAGTGGATGGGCGACAGTATTTTAGTCGCTCATAATGCAAGTTTTGATATGGGATTTTTAAATATGGGACTGCAAAAAATCGGGTTAGAAAAAGCGGCCAACGGCGTTATTGATACGCTTGAACTCGGAAGATTTTTGTATCCGCATATGAAAAACCATCGTTTAAATACTCTTGCTAAAAAATTCGATATTGAACTGGTGCAGCATCACCGCGCGATTTATGATGCGGAAACAACCGGCTATTTGTTAAATAAAATGCTGAAAGATGCATTTGAACGCGAAATTACGATGCACGATCGCTTAAACGATTATATGGGAGAAGGTAATGCATATCAGCGGGCCCGTCCTTATCATGCGACGCTTTTAGCACAAAACGACGTTGGATTAAAAAATCTATTCAAACTCGTTTCGATTTCTCATTTAAATTACTTTTATCGAGTTCCTCGAATTCCAAGATCTCAGCTCGACAAATATCGAGAAGGCATCTTGATTGGAACGGCATGCGACCGAGGCGAAGTATTCGAAGGCATGATGCAAAAAGGAATTGATGAAGTAGAAGGAGCAGCTGAATTTTATGATTACATCGAAGTACAGCCTCCTGACAACTACAAGCACTTAATTGAACTAGATTTAGTGCGAGATGAGAAAGCCTTAAAAGACATTATTAGCAATATTGTGAAGCTCGGTGAAAAGATTGGAAAACCGGTTGTAGCAACAGGAAATGTTCACTACCTCAATCCGGAAGACAAAATTTACCGAAAAATTTTAATCGGTTCACAAGGCGGAGCGAACCCGTTAAACCGTCATCAGCTGCCGGATGTTCACTTTAGATCAACGGATGAGATGCTGAATTGTTTTTCATTTTTAGATGGAGACAAAGCGAAAGAAATTGTTGTTCGTAATACGCAAAAAATAGCGGATATGATTGATGATATTAAACCAATTAAAGATGATTTATATACACCAAAAATTGAAGGTGCAGACGAAGAAATGCGTGAAATGAGCTATGCGATGGCACGCAGCATCTATGGTGAAGAGCTGCCTGAAGTAGTAGAAGCTCGTCTAGAGAAAGAGCTAAAAAGTATTATCGGACACGGGTTTGCCGTTATTTACTTGATCTCGCATAAACTCGTTAAAAAATCATTAAATGATGGTTACTTAGTTGGTTCACGTGGTTCCGTAGGGTCTTCATTTGTTGCGACGATGACCGAAATTACAGAAGTAAACCCACTGCCGCCGCATTATGTTTGTCCAAAGTGTAAAAAATCCGAGTTTTTTAATGACGGATCCGTCGGTTCTGGATTCGACTTGCCGGACAAAAGCTGCGACGATTGTGGCGTACCATTTATTAAAGACGGACACGATATTCCGTTTGAAACGTTCTTAGGATTCAAAGGAGATAAAGTTCCTGATATCGATTTGAACTTCTCAGGAGAGTATCAGCCGCAAGCTCATAACTATACAAAAGTACTGTTTGGAGAAGATAATGTATACCGTGCGGGAACAATCGGTACAGTTGCCGAAAAAACAGCTTATGGCTATGTAAAAGGCTATGCCGGTGACCGTGATTTACATCTACGAAACGCAGAAGTGGATCGTTTAGTAGCAGGATGTACGGGCGTTAAGCGTACAACGGGTCAGCATCCAGGAGGAATTATTGTTGTACCAGACTATATGGATATTTTCGATTTTTCGCCGATCCAGTTTCCAGCCGACGACCGTAACTCCGAATGGAGAACAACTCATTTTGACTTCCATTCGATTCATGATAACTTATTAAAGCTTGATATCCTCGGACACGACGATCCGACCGTGATTCGTATGCTTCAAGATTTAAGTGGAATTGATCCAAAAACGATTCCAACGGATGATCCTGAAGTTATGAAGATTTTTAGCGGAACGGAATCACTTGGGGTAACAGAAGAACAAATTATGTGTAAAACAGGAACGCTTGGTATACCTGAATTTGGAACGCGCTTCGTGCGTCAAATGTTAGAAGATACAAAGCCAACGACGTTTTCAGAGCTTGTTCAAATTTCGGGACTTTCGCACGGTACTGATGTATGGCTTGGTAATGCGCAAGAGCTAATTCGCAATGATATTTGTAACTTAAGCGAAGTAATCGGTTGTCGTGACGACATCATGGTTTATCTGATTTATCAGGGTCTTGAACCTTCACTTGCCTTTAAAATTATGGAGTCTGTGCGTAAAGGGAAAGGGCTAACACCTGAATTTGAAGAAGAAATGATCAAAAATGGTGTTCCGGACTGGTATATTGATTCCTGTAAAAAGATTAAGTATATGTTCCCTAAAGCCCATGCGGCTGCTTATGTATTGATGGCCGTGCGTATTGCTTATTTCAAAGTGCACCACGCGCTTCTTTATTACGCAGCATACTTTACGGTTCGTGCAGATGACTTTGATATTGATACGATGATCAAAGGCTCAACTGCAATTCGAGCAAAGATGGAAGAAATCAATGCCAAAGGCCTGGACGCATCTCCTAAAGAGAAAAACTTATTAACGGTGCTTGAGCTTTCTTTAGAAATGTGCGAACGAGGCTATTCATTTAAAAAAGTAGATTTATATGACTCAAGCGCAGACGAATTTTTAATTGACGGCACGTCTTTGGTGCCGCCGTTTAATGCTATTCCTGGTCTTGGCACAAATGCAGCGCTGAACATTGTAAAAGCTCGTGAGACAGGAGAGTTTTTATCGAAAGAAGACTTGCAGCAGCGAGGCAAAGTATCAAAGACGATTTTAGAGTATCTAGACAACCATGGATGCCTTGAATCATTACCTGATCAGAACCAGCTTTCTCTTTTCTAA
- a CDS encoding proline--tRNA ligase produces MRQSSTLIPTLREVPADADIKSHQLLLRAGYMRQNASGVYSFLPLGKRVLQKVEQIVREEMDRAGSVELLMPALQQAELWQESGRWYSYGPELMRMKDRHGREFALGATHEEVITSLLRDEVKSYKRLPLNLYQIQTKFRDEKRPRFGLLRGREFIMKDAYSFHASQESLDEVYDKMFAAYSRIFERCGLNFRAVIADSGAMGGKDTHEFMVLSEIGEDTIAYSDTSSYAANVEMAPVVNTYEKSTEPEKELTKVETPNQHSIEDVAAFLNVEATSCIKSLLFKVDDRFVLVLVRGDHEVNDIKVKNYFEASVVELATPEETKEVLKCAVGSVGPIGVSDSVEVVADHAIKAIVNGVCGANEEGYHYTNVNERNFNATYEDFRFIQEGDQSPDGQGVIKFAKGIEVGHVFKLGTRYSEAMGATYLDENGRSQPMIMGCYGIGVSRTVAAIAEQFNDENGLLWPEAVTPYQVHVIPVNVKNDEQRELGEKLYNELLDSRFEVLLDDRQERAGVKFADSDLIGLPVRVTVGKRASEGIVEVKVRKTGESLEVSVDNLVSTVKELLAK; encoded by the coding sequence ATGAGACAAAGTTCTACATTGATTCCTACATTAAGAGAAGTGCCAGCTGATGCGGATATAAAAAGCCATCAGCTTCTATTGCGCGCAGGTTATATGCGCCAAAATGCAAGCGGCGTGTACAGCTTTTTACCGCTTGGTAAGCGCGTATTGCAAAAAGTTGAACAAATTGTTCGTGAAGAGATGGACCGTGCAGGTTCTGTCGAATTATTGATGCCTGCTTTACAACAAGCTGAATTGTGGCAAGAGTCTGGCCGCTGGTATTCATATGGGCCTGAGTTAATGCGTATGAAAGATCGTCACGGCCGTGAATTTGCTTTGGGAGCAACACACGAAGAAGTTATCACAAGCTTGCTTCGTGACGAAGTGAAGTCATACAAACGTTTACCGCTAAATTTATATCAAATTCAAACGAAGTTCCGCGATGAAAAACGTCCACGCTTTGGATTATTACGCGGTCGTGAATTTATTATGAAAGATGCATATTCGTTCCATGCTTCTCAAGAAAGCTTAGATGAAGTATATGACAAAATGTTTGCTGCCTACAGCCGCATCTTTGAGCGCTGCGGATTAAATTTTCGTGCTGTTATCGCTGATTCAGGTGCAATGGGCGGAAAAGATACGCATGAATTTATGGTCCTTTCTGAAATTGGGGAAGATACAATTGCTTATTCAGATACATCTTCTTATGCAGCAAATGTTGAAATGGCACCGGTTGTAAATACGTATGAAAAATCAACTGAACCCGAAAAAGAATTAACAAAAGTGGAAACACCAAATCAGCATAGCATCGAAGACGTAGCTGCTTTCTTAAATGTTGAAGCGACTTCTTGTATTAAGTCACTTTTATTTAAAGTAGATGATCGTTTTGTGCTTGTACTTGTTCGCGGGGATCACGAAGTAAACGATATTAAAGTGAAAAACTATTTTGAAGCTTCCGTTGTTGAATTGGCAACTCCAGAAGAAACAAAAGAAGTATTAAAATGTGCAGTTGGTTCAGTAGGACCGATTGGCGTAAGTGATTCAGTAGAAGTAGTAGCTGATCATGCTATAAAGGCAATTGTTAACGGTGTATGCGGAGCAAATGAAGAAGGTTATCACTATACAAATGTGAATGAACGTAACTTTAATGCAACTTACGAAGATTTCCGTTTCATCCAAGAAGGAGATCAGTCACCGGATGGACAAGGTGTCATTAAGTTCGCTAAAGGTATTGAAGTCGGACATGTCTTTAAACTAGGAACTCGCTACAGCGAAGCGATGGGAGCAACGTATCTAGATGAGAACGGACGCAGCCAGCCAATGATTATGGGCTGCTATGGTATCGGTGTTTCTCGTACGGTTGCTGCGATTGCAGAACAATTTAACGATGAAAACGGTCTTCTATGGCCAGAAGCTGTTACGCCTTATCAAGTGCATGTTATTCCAGTTAACGTGAAAAATGATGAACAGCGTGAACTAGGCGAGAAATTATATAATGAGTTATTAGATAGTCGCTTTGAAGTGCTGTTAGATGATCGCCAAGAGCGTGCAGGAGTGAAATTTGCAGACTCAGATTTAATTGGTCTTCCTGTTCGAGTAACAGTTGGAAAACGTGCATCTGAAGGGATCGTAGAAGTAAAAGTACGTAAAACTGGAGAGTCATTAGAAGTGTCAGTTGACAATCTTGTTTCAACAGTGAAAGAACTGCTAGCGAAGTAA
- the rseP gene encoding RIP metalloprotease RseP, whose amino-acid sequence MNTVIAFVVIFGALVFFHELGHLVFAKRAGILCREFAIGFGPKIFSFKRDETVYTIRLLPLGGFVRMAGEDPEMIEVKPGQMVGLMFDKEGKVNKVIINNKEQHPNAKVIEVEQADLEHNLFISGYEEGEDERLQKFEVAEESYFVMDGEEIQIAPYSRQFASKTLGQRALAIFAGPLMNFILAFVIFIVLGISQGYVVDKPMMGKLTSDGVAVDAGLKQGDKVQAIDGQSVSTWDDVVKVIQKHPEQQITFTVQRGGKTLDIPITPESRKVGEQTIGLIGVYAPVEKSFIGSITHGATETYTWMKEILTGLGKLVTGQFKLDMLSGPVGIYAATDQVAQSGIYYLMKWAAVLSINLGIVNLLPLPALDGGRLLFFAVEGIRGKPIDRQKEGIVHFIGFALLMLLMLVVTWNDIQKFFL is encoded by the coding sequence TTGAACACAGTCATTGCGTTTGTCGTCATTTTTGGAGCTCTTGTATTCTTTCATGAGCTTGGTCATTTAGTTTTTGCAAAGCGTGCAGGCATCTTATGCCGTGAGTTTGCCATTGGGTTTGGTCCCAAAATCTTTTCATTTAAACGAGATGAAACAGTTTATACCATTCGCTTGCTGCCCTTAGGTGGATTTGTTCGAATGGCTGGAGAAGACCCGGAAATGATCGAAGTTAAGCCTGGTCAAATGGTGGGCCTCATGTTTGATAAAGAAGGCAAAGTAAATAAAGTCATTATTAATAACAAGGAACAGCATCCAAATGCAAAAGTTATTGAAGTAGAGCAAGCAGACTTAGAGCATAATCTATTTATTTCAGGTTATGAAGAAGGTGAAGATGAACGTCTGCAAAAATTCGAGGTAGCAGAAGAATCTTACTTCGTTATGGACGGAGAAGAAATTCAAATTGCACCTTACAGCCGTCAGTTTGCTTCCAAAACTCTTGGTCAGCGTGCGCTAGCCATTTTCGCTGGTCCACTAATGAACTTTATATTAGCCTTTGTTATTTTTATCGTTCTTGGGATTTCTCAAGGATATGTTGTTGACAAACCCATGATGGGCAAATTAACATCAGATGGAGTAGCCGTTGATGCGGGACTCAAACAAGGAGATAAAGTTCAAGCAATTGATGGACAAAGTGTTTCAACGTGGGATGATGTAGTAAAAGTAATTCAAAAACATCCTGAACAGCAAATTACATTCACGGTTCAGCGCGGTGGCAAAACGCTAGATATTCCGATTACACCTGAAAGTCGCAAAGTTGGGGAACAGACAATTGGATTAATTGGCGTATATGCACCGGTTGAAAAGTCATTCATTGGTTCGATTACGCACGGAGCTACTGAGACATATACGTGGATGAAAGAAATCTTAACGGGTCTAGGGAAGCTTGTGACAGGACAGTTCAAACTGGATATGCTTTCTGGTCCTGTAGGTATTTACGCAGCAACCGATCAAGTAGCACAGTCAGGCATTTATTACTTAATGAAATGGGCAGCCGTTTTAAGTATTAACTTAGGGATTGTCAATTTGCTTCCACTTCCTGCTTTAGATGGAGGACGACTATTATTCTTCGCTGTAGAAGGAATTCGCGGTAAGCCAATTGATCGTCAAAAAGAAGGCATTGTTCATTTTATCGGTTTTGCTTTATTAATGCTGCTGATGCTCGTTGTAACGTGGAACGATATTCAAAAGTTCTTTTTATAA
- the dxr gene encoding 1-deoxy-D-xylulose-5-phosphate reductoisomerase → MKKISLLGATGSIGTQTVDIVRAHPEHFELSAISVGRNINEARKIIQQCKPALVSVMKKEDCLSLQAEFPSIRFVYGEEGLVEVATHPSTEVLVNAVLGSVGLTPTLEAIKMRKTIAIANKETLVTAGHLVMEAAKEYGADILPVDSEHSAIFQSLQGQDQKAIDRLILTASGGSFRDKTRAELQGVTVEDALNHPNWSMGAKITIDSATMMNKGLEVIEAHWLFDLPYEKIDVLLHKESIIHSMVEYSDTSVIAQLGTPDMRVPIQYALTYPKRMSLPNTKRLSLANIGQLHFAKMDEERFRCLAFAFEAGKAGGTLPTVLNAANEEAVQAFLDGHITFLQIEDVIEKAMNEHTVIQKPCLSTIKEVDLEAREFVRSAISR, encoded by the coding sequence TTGAAGAAAATTTCCTTGTTAGGAGCTACAGGTTCAATCGGTACTCAAACCGTTGATATTGTTCGAGCGCATCCTGAGCATTTTGAGCTCTCAGCAATCTCTGTAGGTCGAAATATTAATGAAGCAAGAAAGATTATTCAGCAGTGTAAGCCTGCCCTTGTTTCCGTAATGAAGAAAGAAGATTGTCTGTCGCTGCAAGCGGAATTTCCTTCTATTCGATTTGTTTATGGAGAAGAAGGGCTTGTGGAAGTGGCAACTCATCCGTCTACAGAAGTGTTGGTAAACGCTGTTCTTGGAAGTGTAGGGTTGACTCCTACGCTAGAAGCAATCAAAATGAGAAAAACAATTGCTATTGCAAATAAGGAGACACTTGTTACTGCTGGTCACCTTGTCATGGAAGCAGCCAAGGAATATGGCGCTGATATTTTACCGGTAGACAGTGAGCACTCAGCTATTTTTCAAAGTTTGCAAGGGCAAGATCAAAAAGCAATAGACCGTTTAATTTTAACGGCTTCTGGAGGGAGCTTTCGAGATAAGACGAGAGCAGAACTACAGGGAGTAACGGTTGAAGATGCGTTAAATCATCCAAACTGGTCAATGGGAGCTAAAATTACAATTGATTCGGCAACGATGATGAATAAGGGACTAGAAGTGATTGAAGCACATTGGCTTTTTGATCTTCCCTATGAGAAAATTGATGTATTGTTACATAAGGAAAGCATCATTCATTCTATGGTAGAGTATTCTGATACAAGCGTTATTGCTCAGCTTGGAACGCCTGATATGCGCGTGCCAATTCAATACGCGTTAACGTATCCAAAACGCATGTCTTTGCCTAACACAAAGCGTTTAAGTTTGGCGAATATTGGCCAGCTTCATTTCGCTAAAATGGATGAAGAGCGTTTTCGCTGTTTAGCTTTTGCATTTGAGGCTGGCAAAGCGGGTGGAACACTTCCGACTGTTTTAAATGCAGCTAATGAAGAAGCTGTTCAAGCCTTTCTAGATGGTCACATTACATTTTTACAAATTGAAGATGTGATTGAAAAAGCAATGAATGAACATACTGTAATACAGAAACCTTGTTTATCTACCATTAAAGAAGTAGATTTAGAAGCAAGAGAGTTTGTTAGATCCGCCATCTCTCGATAA